DNA sequence from the Cohnella herbarum genome:
AGAATGAGCGATGAGTCAGCGAGATGGGCGGAAAAACCGTCTATCTAGTGTGAGAATGGGCGATGAGTCAGCGAGATGTGCGGAAAAACCGTCTATCTAGTGTGAGAATGTGCGATGAGTCAGCGAGATGTGCGAAAAAACCGTCTAACTAGTGTGAGAATGTGCGATGAGTCAGCGAGATGTGCGGAAAAACCGTCTATCTAGTGTGAGAATGAGCGATGAGTCAGCAAGATGGGCGGAAAAACCGTATAACTAGTGTGAGAATGGGCGATGAGTCAGCGAGATGGGCGGAAAAACCGTCTAACTAGTGTGAGAATGGGCGATGAGTAAGCGAGATGTGCGGAATAACCGTCTATCTAGCCGCTGTGCTTCAAACTTCCACGAATTACACGAATAAATCGAGTAACTCCCCGCCACGGCACCAAATTCGCAAGAATTACTCGATAAAATCGAACAATTCCTCGGCGGCGGAGCGATTCAGCTAGAATTACACGAAAAAATCGAGTAATTCCGCCGAAGAGGATCGATTCAACCAGAGTTACACGAAAAAATCGAGTAATTCCGCGCCGCGGCACCAAATTCGCAAGAATTACTCGATAAAATCGAACAATTCCTCGGCGGAGGAGCGATTCAGCTGGAATTACACGAAAAAATCGAGTAATTCCGCGCCGCGGCACCAAATTCGCAAGAATTACTCGATAAAATCAAGCAACTCCCCTACGCCTACGCATCTCCACACTCCAGCACATTCAATCCACCGCCGCTACCGATCGCCGGACGATCATATCCGCAGGTAAGACGATTTTTTTCCAGGGCAGTCCCGTTTCACCGCGTTGTTGAATACGGTCGACGAGCATCTGCATACCTAGATATCCGAACTGATAGGCTTGTTGAGCAATAACGGTCAGGAAAGGGTCAATCTCGGAATAGGGGCCGAGATCGTCGAAACATACGAGGGACATCCGGTCCGGTACGCTGAGTCCGCGTGCGTGCAAGGTACGGATGACCTCTACGGCGAGCACGTTGTTTCCCGCAACGATGGCCGTCGGCGGCGGATCCATGCGATCGAGCCAGCTCTCGATATCGGACAAATCGCTTCGCGGCTCGAAAGCGGTCTCCAGCACGTAGTTCTCGTCATAAGCGAGATCGTTCAGCTTTAACGCCTCGCGGTAGCCTTCCAAACGCAACCGGGCACTGGAAATGTGAGGAGATCCGTTGATGAGCGCGATCCGTTTATGCCCATGAGACGTTAAGTGATCGACTAGCTTACGTGCGCCTTCCTTGCTGTCGCCTAACACGACGTCGCTGTCCATGCCGGGTACCTCGCGGTCCAGCAGCACGAACGGCACCTGATGCTTGCGGAGCGTCTCCAAGTGCGGTAAGGAAGGATCGCCAGCCGGCGCGACCAAGACGCCATCGGCTCTCGTCGCTAAGATCGTGTCCACGTAATCCTTCTCTTTCTCGACGTTCTCGTCCGAGTTGCCGAATAACAGGCGGTAACCGGATTTTTTGGCCGCATCCTCGGCGCCTCTTGCCAACGTGGTGTAAAAAGGGTTGGTGATGTCCGTAATGAGCAAAAATAAAACGTTGCTCTGTTGGAGCACCAAGCTGCGAGCCATATGATTGGGGACGTAGTTCAGCTCTTCCATGACCTTGCGAACTTTCGCCCTCGTTTTTTCGCTAATCTTGCCAGTGTTATTGATAACTCTGGAAACCGTCATCGCAGAGACGCCGGCTTTGGCCGCAATGTCGTAGATTGTAACCATAGGGTAAGCTCCTTGTCGTCTATATGCTATTTTTATATTACTGAATTAAACAATTGACAGCAAGCGTTTACCCTGATAATTTAAGGTTATCGGTAACATTATTTTTTACCTTTGGAGGTTTTTAATCATGGCTGAGCAAAATTTCAGATGGAACGGCGGATTTCCGAAAATCGGGATTCGACCTACGATCGACGGCAGACGCAAAGGCGTTCGCGAGTCTCTAGAAGATCAAACGATGAATATGGCTATCGGCGTTGCGAAATTATTTTCCGAAAATCTGCGTTATCCCGACGGATCGCCCGTCGAATGCGTCATTGCCGACACGACGATCGGCGGCGTAGCGGAATCCGCGGCAGCGGCAACCAAATTCGCTAGAGAAAACGTTGGCGTATCGATAACGGTTACTCCTTGCTGGTGTTACGGAACCGAAACGATGGACATGGATCCATCCGTACCTAAGGCGGTATGGGGCTTTAACGGCACGGAGCGTCCGGGTGCGGTTTACTTGGCGGCGGTATTGTCCGCTTACGCGCAAAAAGGTCTGCCTGCGTTCGGCATCTACGGGAACGATGTACAAGATGCAGGGTCGACGGAAGTACCGGAAGACGTGAAAGGTAAATTGCTCGGATTCGCGAGAGCCGGACTCGCGGTCGCTCTCATGAAAGGAAAATCCTATCTGTCGATGGGCTCCGTGTCCATGGGAATCGCGGGTTCGATCGTGAACGATAGCTTCTTCCAAGAATACTTGGGTCTTCGCACCGAATATATCGACATGAGCGAATTCGTTCGTCGCATGGAAGAAAAAATCTACGATCCAATCGAGTATGAGAAAGCGTTCGCATGGGTTAAGGAAAATTGCATCGAAGGCCCGGACAACAATCCGCCGCAGCTGCAAACTTCGCGCGAGCAGAAGGATAAAGATTGGGAAACGGTCGTGAAGATGACCATCATCGCGCGCGATCTCATGATCGGCAACCCGCGCTTGGCCGAGCTGGACTTCGGCGAAGAAGCGCAAGGGCATAACGCGATCGTGTCCGGATTCCAAGGCCAACGCCAATGGACGGACCATTTCCCTAACGGTGACTTCATGGAGACGATCCTGAACTCCTCGTTCGACTGGAACGGAATCCGCGCTCCTTATATGGTCGCGACCGAGAACGACAGCTTGAACGGCGCGGTTATGTTGTTCGGCAACTTGTTGACCAACACGGCGCAAATTTTCGCTGACGTGCGGACGTATTGGAGCCCTGACTCGGTAGAACGCGTAACCGGCCACAAGCTGGAAGGCGCCGCCGCGAACGGTATCCTGCATTTGATCAACTCCGGATCCGCGACGATGGACGGAACGGGCGAACAAACGAAAGACGGCAAGCCTGCGATGAAGCCGTTCTGGGAAATCTCTTCGGAAGAAGCGCAGAGATGTCTGGACGCGACGTCTTGGCGCCCGGCGTCCGTAGAATATTTCCGTGGGGGCGGTTACTCCTCCGACTTCCTGACACGGGGCGGTATGCCGATGACGATGTCACGCTTGAACTTAGTCAAAGGAATCGGTCCCGTGCTGCAAATCGCAGAAGGCTACTCCGTGGATCTTCCCGCGGACGTACACGATACGCTTGATAAGCGCACGGATTCGACGTGGCCGACGACTTGGTTCGCGCCGATCATCACGGGCAAGGGCTCTTTCAAAAGCGTATATGACGTAATGGACAATTGGGGAGCTAACCACGGTTCGATCAGCTACGGCCATATCGGCGCGGACCTGATCACGCTCGCATCGATGCTGCGCATTCCGGTAAGCATGCACAACGTAGCGGAAGAGAAAGTCTTCCGTCCGCGCGTCTGGGGCTTGTTCGGAACGGACAACGCGGAGAGCGCGGATTATCGCGCTTGCGACAACTTCGGACCGCTTTACAAATAATAATTCGACGACGCTGTCGCCTGTTTCTTACAAGAGGCAGGCGGCGGTTGTCTGTCTACAGAATGGAGTAATATTATGAGCAGCCAAGATATTCGTCTTGAATTGTGCAAGTATGCGCAAAAAACCGTATCCAACAAGCTTGTCGTAGGACCGGGAGGCAATCTGAGCGCGCGATTCGAAGGGAAAATGTATCTTTCTCCGAGCGGCTTCGCGTTAGATGAAATTCAACCCGAGCAATGGGTGGAAGTCGATATCGAGACCGGTCACATTACCGACATCGGTCTTCGTCCTTCCTCCGAAGTTCTTATGCACTTATACGCGTATCGCCAAAATCCGAATATCGGAGCAATGGTGCATACTCACCCGCCTTATTGCATCGCTTTTACGTTAGTGGAGAAAGATTTGCCGATTATGTTCCCGGACCAAGCCGCGCTTGTAGGCAAAACGGTATACGTAGATTACGTACTGCCGACAACCGATAAGCTAGCCGATGCCGTCGTGGAGAAAATCGAGCATTCCTCGATTT
Encoded proteins:
- a CDS encoding class II aldolase/adducin family protein; protein product: MSSQDIRLELCKYAQKTVSNKLVVGPGGNLSARFEGKMYLSPSGFALDEIQPEQWVEVDIETGHITDIGLRPSSEVLMHLYAYRQNPNIGAMVHTHPPYCIAFTLVEKDLPIMFPDQAALVGKTVYVDYVLPTTDKLADAVVEKIEHSSILLGNHGLVTTGRNLREAYYRTEVVEESAKIFLIAKAIKEPKVLTKEEFEEIASLESEAYRIELLQKMK
- a CDS encoding L-fucose isomerase, producing MAEQNFRWNGGFPKIGIRPTIDGRRKGVRESLEDQTMNMAIGVAKLFSENLRYPDGSPVECVIADTTIGGVAESAAAATKFARENVGVSITVTPCWCYGTETMDMDPSVPKAVWGFNGTERPGAVYLAAVLSAYAQKGLPAFGIYGNDVQDAGSTEVPEDVKGKLLGFARAGLAVALMKGKSYLSMGSVSMGIAGSIVNDSFFQEYLGLRTEYIDMSEFVRRMEEKIYDPIEYEKAFAWVKENCIEGPDNNPPQLQTSREQKDKDWETVVKMTIIARDLMIGNPRLAELDFGEEAQGHNAIVSGFQGQRQWTDHFPNGDFMETILNSSFDWNGIRAPYMVATENDSLNGAVMLFGNLLTNTAQIFADVRTYWSPDSVERVTGHKLEGAAANGILHLINSGSATMDGTGEQTKDGKPAMKPFWEISSEEAQRCLDATSWRPASVEYFRGGGYSSDFLTRGGMPMTMSRLNLVKGIGPVLQIAEGYSVDLPADVHDTLDKRTDSTWPTTWFAPIITGKGSFKSVYDVMDNWGANHGSISYGHIGADLITLASMLRIPVSMHNVAEEKVFRPRVWGLFGTDNAESADYRACDNFGPLYK
- a CDS encoding LacI family DNA-binding transcriptional regulator; amino-acid sequence: MVTIYDIAAKAGVSAMTVSRVINNTGKISEKTRAKVRKVMEELNYVPNHMARSLVLQQSNVLFLLITDITNPFYTTLARGAEDAAKKSGYRLLFGNSDENVEKEKDYVDTILATRADGVLVAPAGDPSLPHLETLRKHQVPFVLLDREVPGMDSDVVLGDSKEGARKLVDHLTSHGHKRIALINGSPHISSARLRLEGYREALKLNDLAYDENYVLETAFEPRSDLSDIESWLDRMDPPPTAIVAGNNVLAVEVIRTLHARGLSVPDRMSLVCFDDLGPYSEIDPFLTVIAQQAYQFGYLGMQMLVDRIQQRGETGLPWKKIVLPADMIVRRSVAAVD